Proteins encoded within one genomic window of [Enterobacter] lignolyticus SCF1:
- a CDS encoding glycosyltransferase: MSDQPLLSLVVAVYNGEKFLSAFFDSIKSQNIENLEMIVVNDGSTDSSAELLARYASEFANFHIIDQANQGVSAARNTGLAQATGLYLAFPDIDDVIYPGMYNRLLEIATQNSLDVATCNGTYVYDDGRPSKKIFPSDKLASTGVLDGPTWLQQALASRKFLHVTWLNIYRHAFIKEQGFTFEHGLRHQDIPWTTEVLLTARRVQYIDETYYDYLIHSASVSHTPGTDDSRIRNSQHYMKILEMLDAINGRYPQQVKRVPACQWQIAKEGLGILHSINNIGDPQKRKAITQELFDRGIWRMIWKNARGLRQHWRLGRRYFRLKRYLAD, encoded by the coding sequence ATGTCCGACCAACCCCTTCTGAGCCTTGTCGTCGCGGTATATAACGGCGAAAAATTCCTCAGCGCTTTTTTTGACAGCATCAAGAGCCAGAATATCGAGAATCTGGAAATGATCGTCGTTAACGATGGCTCCACGGACAGCTCAGCCGAACTCCTTGCCCGCTACGCCAGCGAATTCGCGAACTTTCACATTATCGATCAGGCAAACCAAGGCGTTTCCGCCGCCCGTAACACCGGCCTGGCGCAAGCAACCGGGCTGTATCTGGCGTTCCCGGACATCGACGACGTTATTTATCCCGGCATGTATAACCGCCTGCTGGAGATAGCGACCCAGAATTCGCTTGATGTCGCCACCTGCAACGGCACCTATGTCTATGACGACGGCCGCCCGTCGAAGAAAATCTTCCCGTCGGACAAGCTGGCGTCAACCGGCGTACTGGACGGCCCAACCTGGCTGCAGCAGGCGCTCGCCTCCCGTAAATTCCTGCATGTGACCTGGCTTAACATCTACCGCCACGCGTTTATCAAGGAGCAGGGGTTCACCTTCGAACACGGCCTGCGCCACCAGGATATTCCGTGGACGACCGAGGTGCTGCTGACCGCCCGGCGAGTACAGTACATCGATGAAACCTATTACGATTATCTTATCCACTCGGCCTCCGTTTCCCACACGCCGGGCACTGACGATTCGCGCATCCGCAACTCGCAGCACTACATGAAAATCCTCGAAATGCTGGACGCCATCAACGGCCGCTACCCGCAGCAGGTCAAACGCGTTCCTGCCTGCCAGTGGCAAATCGCCAAAGAGGGGCTTGGGATCCTGCACAGCATCAACAACATCGGCGATCCGCAAAAGCGTAAGGCGATCACGCAGGAGCTGTTCGATCGCGGGATCTGGCGGATGATCTGGAAGAACGCCCGTGGACTTCGCCAGCACTGGCGCCTGGGACGTCGCTACTTCCGCCTGAAACGTTATCTGGCCGATTAA
- a CDS encoding glycosyltransferase family 4 protein: MHIVHTEADGGKGGQPLRIINESLGMIQRGHQVTVLCPDTAPLHQLAKDAGLTVVTMPLKRKNLGNLFTLRRWLRENRDSIDVINSHNSADTWLVALANLTLSRPVPLVRTRHASGVPRNNWTTRWLFRKACAHIVSTGEALRYQMVALGVPLENTTSVPSGVDTTRFHPGDKYDARSRCDLSQDDFWLGVVSHLRPNKGHSVLLKALAEIDNPAIKLAIIGEGPHREALEHEVIQLNLLPRVVMAGHQSSPERWFPAFDVAISPSHDMEGLPQGVLQSLASAVATIATDAGGTADAVINGETGLLIGQRDVGALRDAIITLYNDPAQRRQLAQQGYEYLNTHFTRECMLTAMEKVFLDAAQRSSSR, encoded by the coding sequence ATGCATATCGTCCACACCGAGGCCGATGGCGGGAAAGGCGGGCAGCCGCTGCGTATCATCAATGAATCGCTGGGCATGATACAGCGTGGGCATCAGGTCACCGTCCTGTGCCCGGACACCGCGCCGTTGCATCAGCTCGCCAAAGACGCCGGGTTGACCGTTGTCACCATGCCGCTGAAACGCAAAAACCTCGGCAACCTGTTCACGCTGCGCCGCTGGCTGCGCGAAAACCGCGACAGCATTGATGTGATTAACAGCCATAACTCGGCGGATACCTGGCTGGTGGCGCTGGCAAACCTGACGCTCTCGCGTCCGGTCCCGCTGGTGCGAACCCGTCATGCTTCCGGGGTGCCGCGCAACAACTGGACGACCCGCTGGCTGTTCAGGAAAGCGTGCGCGCACATCGTTAGCACCGGCGAAGCGCTGCGCTATCAGATGGTGGCGCTGGGCGTGCCGCTCGAAAACACCACCTCGGTGCCGAGCGGCGTTGATACAACCCGTTTTCATCCGGGCGATAAATACGATGCCCGCAGCCGTTGCGATCTGAGCCAGGACGACTTCTGGCTGGGCGTGGTGTCGCATCTGCGTCCGAACAAAGGCCACAGCGTGCTGCTGAAGGCGCTGGCGGAGATCGATAACCCGGCGATTAAGCTTGCGATCATCGGCGAAGGGCCGCACCGCGAGGCGCTCGAGCATGAAGTCATCCAGCTCAATTTGCTGCCGCGGGTCGTGATGGCGGGGCACCAAAGCTCCCCGGAGCGCTGGTTTCCGGCGTTTGATGTAGCGATTAGCCCGTCTCATGATATGGAAGGGCTGCCGCAGGGTGTGCTGCAGTCGCTGGCCTCCGCGGTGGCGACAATCGCTACCGATGCGGGCGGCACGGCGGATGCGGTGATTAACGGCGAAACCGGGTTGCTGATCGGCCAGCGCGACGTCGGCGCCTTACGCGACGCCATCATTACGCTGTATAACGATCCGGCGCAGCGCCGCCAGCTGGCGCAGCAGGGATACGAGTATCTGAATACGCATTTCACCCGCGAATGCATGCTGACGGCGATGGAGAAGGTCTTTCTCGATGCGGCTCAGCGCAGCAGCTCGCGATAA
- a CDS encoding glycosyltransferase family 4 protein: MKLAIVRQTYNPNGGAERFVSRALNVLAQDAALDVTLIARQWEDAAGWHTLTVDPPFSNRVKREAGFAEAAAAYFAEFDIVQSHERIPGATIFRAGDGVHAAWLEQYNRIQSPLARWAQSLSRYHRYILQAERQMFTHPQLRKVICNSRMVRDDIARRFGLADDRLTVIYNGVDTDYFHPRLRQPSLRAKPGLPENAPVLAYVGSGFSRKGVATALRAIVPHPDVWLLVAGRDKHAGKFQKLARTLGVEKRVRFLGPVADVREVYGSADALILPTLYDPFPNVCVEALACGLPLLTSHGCGAAEWIHEGKNGWVRDALDVAGYQQAIGEWLAGRAEGTDYAAAARATAEPFTLDRMAAELQALYRELLR, from the coding sequence ATGAAGCTGGCTATCGTTCGACAGACCTACAACCCTAACGGCGGCGCCGAGCGTTTTGTCTCCCGCGCGCTGAACGTGCTGGCCCAGGACGCGGCGCTCGACGTCACGCTTATCGCCCGCCAGTGGGAAGATGCCGCTGGCTGGCATACTCTGACCGTCGATCCGCCGTTCAGCAACCGCGTCAAACGTGAGGCCGGGTTTGCCGAGGCCGCCGCCGCGTACTTTGCCGAATTCGATATTGTGCAAAGCCACGAGCGGATCCCCGGCGCGACGATTTTCCGCGCCGGCGACGGCGTCCACGCCGCCTGGCTTGAGCAGTACAACCGCATCCAGTCGCCGCTGGCGCGCTGGGCGCAGTCCTTGAGCCGCTATCATCGCTATATCCTGCAGGCGGAGCGACAGATGTTCACCCATCCGCAGCTGCGCAAGGTTATCTGCAACTCCCGGATGGTGCGCGACGATATCGCCCGCCGGTTTGGGCTGGCGGATGACAGGCTGACGGTTATCTACAACGGCGTCGACACCGACTATTTCCACCCTCGCCTGCGCCAGCCGTCGCTGCGCGCAAAGCCTGGTCTGCCGGAGAACGCGCCGGTGCTGGCCTATGTCGGCTCAGGTTTTTCCCGCAAGGGCGTCGCCACGGCGCTGCGGGCCATCGTGCCGCATCCTGACGTCTGGCTGCTTGTCGCCGGACGTGACAAACACGCCGGTAAATTCCAGAAGCTGGCCCGTACGCTTGGCGTAGAAAAAAGAGTGCGGTTTCTCGGCCCGGTCGCCGACGTCCGCGAGGTGTACGGCAGCGCGGATGCGCTGATTCTGCCTACGCTCTACGATCCGTTCCCTAACGTCTGCGTTGAAGCGCTGGCCTGCGGGCTGCCGCTGCTGACCAGCCACGGCTGCGGCGCCGCAGAGTGGATTCACGAGGGGAAAAACGGCTGGGTGCGCGATGCGCTCGACGTAGCGGGCTATCAGCAGGCCATTGGAGAATGGCTGGCCGGTCGCGCCGAGGGGACGGATTATGCGGCGGCGGCGCGCGCCACCGCAGAACCCTTCACGCTCGACCGTATGGCCGCCGAACTGCAGGCGCTTTATCGCGAGCTGCTGCGCTGA
- the rfaQ gene encoding putative lipopolysaccharide heptosyltransferase III: MSDFFSAERPPKRVLIVKLRHHGDVLLTSPVFTVLKKNWPGVEVDALVYDDTQAMLTSHPHIDQVHTIGRNWRKKGWLEQFRLYRALLNTLKGRQYDVLINLTEHWHGARLARRLKPRVSVGFKPDKRGGLARRRWVKSFTTLYPAIQDNSRHMVEVNLDALRRIGIHPQSAEDKNTLFVPGDAAEASIAEKLAGFGLESKSYILVHPTSRWMFKAWDIKKLAATIDNLAARGLPIILSAAPSKEETAYMDELRAALTRPVFDLSGQLNLKELGALMKHARVYFGVDSMPMHLASAVGTPTVAIFGPTGAIKWAPWGVNYRVITAGFTCQPCGKAGCGDGGISDCITAITPQQVLSAIDTMLLETPA, translated from the coding sequence ATGTCTGATTTTTTCTCAGCGGAGCGCCCGCCAAAGCGCGTGCTGATCGTTAAGTTGCGTCATCACGGTGACGTCCTGCTGACTTCGCCAGTGTTTACCGTGCTGAAGAAAAACTGGCCCGGCGTTGAGGTCGACGCCCTGGTGTACGATGACACGCAGGCGATGCTGACCAGCCACCCGCATATCGACCAGGTCCATACCATCGGCCGCAACTGGCGCAAAAAGGGCTGGTTGGAACAGTTCCGTCTCTATCGCGCGCTGCTCAATACGCTGAAAGGCCGCCAGTACGACGTGCTGATTAACCTGACTGAACACTGGCACGGCGCGCGTCTGGCGCGTCGTCTGAAACCGCGCGTCTCGGTCGGCTTTAAGCCGGATAAACGCGGTGGCCTGGCGCGCCGTCGCTGGGTGAAATCCTTTACTACCCTCTACCCGGCGATTCAGGACAACTCCCGCCATATGGTGGAGGTGAACCTGGACGCCCTGCGCCGCATCGGTATTCACCCGCAGTCGGCCGAAGATAAGAACACCCTGTTTGTGCCGGGCGACGCGGCGGAAGCGTCTATTGCCGAAAAACTGGCCGGATTTGGCCTTGAGAGCAAATCCTATATCCTGGTGCACCCCACCTCGCGCTGGATGTTTAAAGCCTGGGATATCAAAAAGCTGGCGGCAACCATCGATAACCTGGCGGCGCGCGGGCTGCCGATTATCCTCTCCGCTGCGCCGTCAAAAGAAGAGACGGCCTACATGGATGAGCTGCGTGCGGCGCTCACCCGGCCGGTGTTTGATTTAAGCGGCCAGCTGAACCTGAAAGAGCTGGGCGCGCTGATGAAGCACGCGCGCGTTTACTTCGGCGTAGACTCGATGCCGATGCACCTCGCCAGCGCCGTCGGCACGCCGACCGTCGCCATTTTTGGCCCAACCGGCGCCATCAAGTGGGCGCCATGGGGGGTGAACTACCGCGTGATTACCGCCGGGTTTACCTGCCAGCCGTGCGGCAAAGCGGGCTGCGGGGACGGCGGTATCTCTGACTGCATCACGGCCATCACCCCACAACAGGTACTGAGCGCCATCGACACGATGCTACTGGAAACCCCTGCATGA
- the rfaC gene encoding lipopolysaccharide heptosyltransferase RfaC gives MRVLIVKTSSMGDVLHTLPSLTDAMRAIPGIRFDWVVEEGFAQIPTWHEAVDRVIPVAIRRWRKAWFSAPIRAERKTFRDAVQAQRYDAIIDAQGLVKSAALVTRLAHGVKHGMDWHTAREPLASLFYNRRHAIARQQHAVERTRELFAKSLGYAKPEAQGDYAISQHFLHNSVQDSSPYLIFLHATTRDDKHWPEAHWRELIGLLGNTGIRVKLPWGAPHEEARAKRLAEGFDYVDVLPRMKLDGVAQELAGAAAVVSVDTGLSHLTAALDRPNITLYGPTDPGLIGGYGKNQYVCRPEHSSQLSDLSAAAVFAQLEPLLAAERAYV, from the coding sequence ATGCGGGTATTGATCGTTAAAACCTCGTCAATGGGCGATGTCCTGCATACGCTGCCGTCGCTGACGGACGCCATGCGGGCCATTCCCGGCATTCGTTTTGACTGGGTGGTGGAAGAAGGCTTCGCGCAGATCCCCACCTGGCATGAAGCGGTCGACCGCGTGATCCCGGTGGCCATTCGCCGCTGGCGTAAAGCGTGGTTTTCCGCGCCGATTAGGGCCGAACGTAAAACCTTCCGCGATGCGGTGCAGGCTCAGCGTTACGATGCGATCATCGACGCACAGGGGCTAGTCAAAAGCGCCGCGCTGGTGACACGTCTGGCGCACGGCGTGAAGCACGGTATGGACTGGCATACCGCCCGCGAGCCGCTGGCGAGCCTGTTCTATAACCGCCGCCACGCTATTGCCAGGCAGCAGCACGCCGTGGAGCGCACCCGCGAACTGTTCGCCAAAAGCCTCGGCTATGCGAAACCGGAAGCTCAGGGCGATTACGCCATTTCGCAGCATTTTCTCCACAATTCAGTGCAGGATAGCTCGCCTTACCTGATATTCCTCCATGCCACCACCCGCGACGACAAGCACTGGCCGGAAGCGCACTGGCGCGAACTGATCGGCCTGCTGGGCAATACGGGGATACGCGTCAAACTGCCGTGGGGCGCCCCGCACGAAGAGGCGCGGGCGAAGCGTCTGGCGGAAGGGTTTGATTACGTGGACGTTCTGCCACGCATGAAGCTCGACGGCGTGGCGCAGGAGCTGGCGGGCGCCGCGGCAGTGGTTTCCGTCGATACGGGCTTAAGCCACCTGACGGCCGCGCTGGATCGACCTAATATTACGCTTTACGGCCCAACGGACCCGGGTCTTATCGGCGGCTACGGAAAAAATCAATATGTCTGCCGCCCGGAACATTCATCGCAGCTGAGCGACCTCAGCGCCGCTGCGGTATTTGCGCAATTAGAGCCTTTGCTGGCAGCAGAGAGAGCCTATGTCTGA
- the rfaF gene encoding ADP-heptose--LPS heptosyltransferase RfaF, with amino-acid sequence MKILVIGPSWVGDMMMSQSLYRTLKARFPQAIIDVMAPAWCRPLLSRMPEVNEAIPMPLGHGALEIGERRRLGHSLRDKRYDRAYVLPNSFKSALVPFFAGIPHRTGWRGEMRYGLLNDARALDKAAWPLMVERYVALAYDKGVMQTAKDLPQPLLWPQLQVNDGEKSQTCAAFNLSAERQMIGFCPGAEFGPAKRWPHYHYAELAKQLIDEGYQIVLFGSAKDHDAGNEILAALSTEQQAWCRNLAGETQLEQAVILLAACKAVVTNDSGLMHVAAALNRPLVALYGPSSPDFTPPLSHKARVIRLITGYHKVRKGDAAEGYHQSLIDITPQRVLEELNELLLSEEG; translated from the coding sequence ATGAAAATACTGGTGATCGGCCCGTCATGGGTGGGCGACATGATGATGTCGCAAAGTCTCTATCGCACGCTCAAGGCGCGCTTTCCCCAGGCAATAATCGATGTGATGGCACCCGCGTGGTGCCGTCCGCTTTTATCGCGTATGCCGGAAGTGAACGAGGCGATCCCGATGCCGCTCGGCCACGGGGCGCTGGAAATCGGCGAACGCCGCAGGCTTGGTCATAGCTTGCGCGACAAGCGCTACGACCGCGCCTACGTGCTGCCAAACTCCTTCAAATCAGCCCTGGTGCCGTTTTTCGCCGGTATCCCGCACCGCACCGGCTGGCGCGGCGAGATGCGCTACGGTCTGCTGAACGACGCGCGCGCGCTGGATAAAGCCGCCTGGCCGCTGATGGTCGAACGCTACGTGGCGCTGGCCTATGACAAAGGCGTGATGCAAACGGCAAAAGATCTGCCGCAGCCGCTGCTGTGGCCGCAGCTGCAGGTCAACGACGGTGAAAAATCGCAAACCTGCGCCGCCTTTAACCTCTCCGCCGAGCGCCAGATGATCGGCTTCTGTCCCGGCGCGGAGTTCGGCCCGGCCAAGCGCTGGCCGCACTATCACTACGCCGAACTGGCGAAGCAGCTGATTGACGAAGGTTACCAGATTGTCCTGTTCGGCTCGGCGAAAGACCACGACGCGGGCAACGAAATCCTCGCCGCGCTGAGCACAGAACAGCAGGCCTGGTGCCGCAATCTGGCCGGGGAAACCCAGCTGGAGCAGGCGGTTATTCTGCTTGCCGCCTGTAAAGCCGTAGTCACCAACGATTCCGGTCTGATGCACGTCGCCGCGGCGCTAAACCGCCCGCTGGTTGCGCTGTATGGGCCCAGCAGCCCGGACTTTACGCCGCCGCTGTCGCATAAAGCGCGCGTTATTCGCCTGATCACTGGCTACCACAAGGTGCGTAAAGGCGATGCGGCGGAAGGCTATCACCAGAGCCTGATCGACATTACCCCGCAGCGCGTTCTCGAAGAACTCAACGAACTGCTGTTGAGCGAAGAAGGATAA
- the rfaD gene encoding ADP-glyceromanno-heptose 6-epimerase, producing MIIVTGGAGFIGSNIVKALNDQGITDILVVDNLKDGTKFVNLVDLNIADYMDKEDFLIQIMAGEELGDIDAVFHEGACSSTTEWDGKYMMDNNYQYSKELLHYCLEREIPFLYASSAATYGGRTSDFIESREYEQPLNVYGYSKFLFDEYVRQILPEANSQIVGFRYFNVYGPREGHKGSMASVAFHLNTQLNNGESPKLFEGSDSFKRDFVYVGDVAAVNLWFWENGVSGIFNLGTGRAESFQAVADATLAYHKKGSIEYIPFPDKLKGRYQAFTQADLTNLRAAGYDKPFKTVAEGVTEYMAWLNRDA from the coding sequence ATGATCATCGTTACCGGCGGCGCAGGCTTTATCGGCAGCAACATCGTTAAGGCCCTGAATGACCAAGGCATTACCGACATTCTGGTGGTGGACAACCTGAAAGATGGCACCAAGTTCGTCAACCTGGTGGACCTGAACATCGCCGACTACATGGATAAAGAAGATTTCCTGATCCAGATTATGGCGGGCGAAGAGTTAGGCGACATCGACGCCGTATTCCACGAAGGCGCCTGCTCCTCCACCACCGAGTGGGACGGCAAGTACATGATGGATAACAACTATCAGTACTCCAAAGAGCTGCTGCATTACTGCCTGGAGCGTGAAATTCCGTTCCTGTACGCCTCTTCCGCCGCGACCTACGGCGGCCGGACGTCCGACTTTATTGAATCCCGCGAATACGAGCAGCCGCTGAACGTCTACGGCTACTCCAAATTCCTGTTCGACGAGTACGTGCGTCAGATACTGCCGGAAGCGAACTCGCAGATCGTCGGCTTCCGTTACTTCAACGTGTACGGGCCGCGCGAAGGGCATAAAGGCAGCATGGCGAGCGTCGCGTTCCACCTCAATACCCAGCTGAATAATGGCGAAAGTCCGAAACTGTTTGAAGGCAGCGACAGCTTCAAACGCGACTTCGTCTACGTCGGCGACGTTGCCGCAGTGAACCTGTGGTTCTGGGAAAACGGCGTGTCCGGCATTTTCAACCTCGGCACTGGCCGCGCGGAGTCCTTCCAGGCAGTGGCGGATGCGACGCTGGCGTACCACAAGAAAGGCAGCATCGAGTACATCCCGTTCCCGGATAAGCTGAAAGGGCGCTATCAGGCGTTTACGCAGGCAGACCTGACCAATCTGCGCGCCGCAGGCTATGACAAGCCGTTCAAAACCGTCGCCGAAGGCGTGACGGAATATATGGCCTGGCTGAACCGCGACGCGTAA
- the kbl gene encoding glycine C-acetyltransferase has product MRGDFYKQLSNDLETARAEGLFKEERIITSAQQADITVGDGSHVINFCANNYLGLANHPELIAAAKAGMDSHGFGMASVRFICGTQDSHKALEKKLAGFLGMEDAILYSSCFDANGGLFETLLGAEDAIISDALNHASIIDGVRLCKAKRFRYANNDMVELEARLKEAREAGARHVLIATDGVFSMDGVIANLKGVCDLADKYDALVMVDDSHAVGFVGENGRGSHEYCDVMGRVDIITGTLGKALGGASGGYTAARKEVVEWLRQRSRPYLFSNSLAPAIVAASIKVLEMVESGAELRDRLWSNARLFREKMSAAGFTLAGADHAIIPVMLGDAVVAQNFARELQKEGIYVTGFFFPVVPKGQARIRTQMSAAHTPEQIERAVEAFTRIGKQLGVIA; this is encoded by the coding sequence ATGCGTGGTGATTTTTACAAACAGTTATCCAACGACCTGGAAACCGCGCGCGCGGAAGGGTTGTTTAAAGAAGAACGCATCATTACGTCTGCCCAGCAGGCCGATATTACCGTCGGCGATGGCAGCCATGTGATCAACTTTTGCGCCAACAACTATCTCGGTCTGGCGAACCATCCGGAGCTGATCGCAGCGGCGAAGGCGGGTATGGACAGCCACGGTTTCGGTATGGCCTCCGTGCGCTTTATCTGCGGCACCCAGGACAGCCACAAAGCGCTTGAGAAGAAGCTGGCCGGTTTCCTCGGGATGGAAGACGCTATTCTTTACTCATCCTGCTTTGATGCCAACGGCGGCCTGTTTGAAACGCTGCTCGGCGCGGAAGACGCCATTATCTCCGACGCGCTTAACCATGCCTCTATCATCGACGGCGTGCGCCTGTGCAAAGCAAAACGCTTCCGTTATGCCAATAACGATATGGTTGAGCTGGAAGCGCGTCTGAAAGAAGCCCGCGAAGCCGGCGCGCGCCATGTGCTGATCGCCACCGACGGCGTATTCTCGATGGACGGCGTGATTGCCAACCTGAAAGGCGTGTGCGACCTGGCGGACAAATACGATGCGCTGGTGATGGTCGATGACTCGCATGCGGTCGGCTTTGTCGGCGAAAACGGTCGCGGCTCCCACGAGTACTGCGACGTGATGGGCCGTGTGGACATCATCACCGGCACGCTGGGTAAAGCGCTTGGCGGCGCGTCTGGCGGCTATACCGCCGCGCGTAAAGAGGTGGTTGAGTGGCTGCGCCAGCGCTCCCGCCCGTACCTGTTCTCCAACTCCCTGGCGCCGGCGATTGTCGCCGCCTCCATCAAAGTGCTGGAGATGGTGGAGTCAGGCGCTGAGCTGCGTGACCGCCTGTGGTCCAACGCCCGCCTGTTCCGCGAAAAAATGAGCGCGGCGGGCTTTACCCTGGCCGGCGCCGATCACGCGATTATTCCGGTGATGCTGGGCGATGCCGTCGTGGCGCAGAACTTTGCCCGCGAGCTGCAAAAAGAGGGGATTTACGTCACCGGGTTCTTCTTCCCGGTGGTGCCAAAAGGTCAGGCGCGTATTCGCACCCAGATGTCGGCGGCGCATACTCCTGAACAAATTGAGCGTGCGGTGGAAGCCTTTACCCGCATCGGCAAACAACTGGGCGTGATTGCCTGA
- the tdh gene encoding L-threonine 3-dehydrogenase, whose translation MKALSKLKAEEGIWMTDVPEPEVGHNDLLIKIRKTAICGTDVHIYNWDQWSQKTIPVPMVVGHEYVGEVVGIGQEVKGFKIGDRVSGEGHITCGHCRNCRGGRTHLCRNTIGVGVNRPGCFAEYLVIPAFNAFKIPDNISDDLASIFDPFGNAVHTALSFDLVGEDVLVSGAGPIGIMAAAVAKHVGARHVVITDVNEYRLDLARKMGVTRAVNVSKESLTDVMAELGMTEGFDVGLEMSGAPPAFRAMLDTMNHGGRIAMLGIPPSDMSIDWNKVIFKGLFIKGIYGREMFETWYKMAALIQSGLDLSPIITHRFGIDDFQQGFDAMRSGQSGKVILSWE comes from the coding sequence ATGAAAGCGTTATCCAAACTGAAAGCGGAAGAAGGGATTTGGATGACCGACGTGCCGGAGCCGGAAGTCGGTCATAACGATCTGCTGATCAAAATTCGTAAAACCGCGATTTGCGGCACTGACGTCCACATCTACAACTGGGACCAGTGGTCGCAGAAAACCATTCCGGTACCGATGGTTGTCGGCCACGAATACGTCGGCGAAGTGGTTGGCATCGGTCAGGAAGTGAAAGGCTTTAAAATCGGCGACCGCGTCTCCGGAGAAGGCCACATCACCTGCGGCCACTGCCGTAACTGCCGCGGCGGCCGTACGCACCTGTGCCGCAACACCATCGGCGTGGGCGTCAACCGCCCGGGCTGCTTTGCCGAATATCTGGTGATCCCGGCCTTTAACGCGTTCAAAATCCCGGACAACATTTCCGACGATCTGGCTTCCATCTTCGACCCGTTCGGCAACGCGGTGCATACGGCGCTTTCCTTCGATCTGGTTGGCGAAGACGTGCTGGTTTCCGGCGCAGGCCCGATCGGTATTATGGCGGCTGCCGTGGCGAAGCATGTGGGGGCGCGTCATGTGGTGATCACCGACGTCAACGAGTACCGCCTCGACCTGGCGCGTAAGATGGGCGTTACCCGCGCGGTCAACGTCTCGAAAGAGAGCCTGACCGACGTAATGGCTGAGCTTGGCATGACCGAAGGCTTCGACGTAGGCCTGGAGATGTCCGGCGCGCCGCCGGCGTTTCGCGCGATGCTGGATACCATGAATCACGGCGGTCGTATCGCCATGCTGGGTATTCCACCGTCCGATATGTCTATCGACTGGAATAAAGTCATCTTTAAGGGGCTGTTCATCAAAGGTATTTACGGCCGCGAAATGTTTGAAACCTGGTACAAGATGGCGGCGCTGATCCAGTCTGGCCTGGATCTCTCCCCGATTATTACCCATCGCTTCGGCATTGATGATTTCCAGCAGGGCTTCGACGCCATGCGTTCCGGTCAGTCCGGCAAAGTGATTCTGAGCTGGGAATAA